In Modestobacter versicolor, a single genomic region encodes these proteins:
- a CDS encoding pseudouridine-5'-phosphate glycosidase, whose translation MQNSSSPVSVPVLSPEVADALAAGRPVVALESTLLAHGLPRPENRKAADEVEDAVRRGGAVPATIAVLDGVPHVGLTAAEVDRVCADPELAKLGVRDLPVAAALGRSGATTVSSTALLAARAGIGVFATGGLGGVHRHASDTFDESADLTALARTSLVVVCAGVKSILDVPATLERLESLSVTVVGYRTLRFPGFYVADSGSSIDWAVETPAEAARVFAARRELAPGAVVVANPLPVDQQLDAELHDRVIADALAAADAAGARGKDVTPFILGHLHEASQGASLEVNVRLVLRNAELAGQIAAELAALPR comes from the coding sequence GTGCAGAACTCGTCCTCCCCCGTCTCCGTTCCCGTGCTCTCCCCCGAGGTCGCCGACGCGCTCGCCGCCGGCCGGCCGGTCGTCGCCCTGGAGAGCACGCTGCTCGCCCACGGGCTCCCCCGCCCGGAGAACCGGAAGGCCGCCGACGAGGTCGAGGACGCCGTCCGCCGCGGCGGGGCCGTCCCGGCGACCATCGCCGTGCTGGACGGCGTGCCGCACGTCGGCCTGACCGCGGCGGAGGTCGACCGGGTCTGCGCCGACCCGGAGCTGGCCAAGCTCGGCGTCCGCGACCTGCCGGTGGCCGCCGCGCTGGGCCGCAGCGGCGCCACCACGGTCTCCAGCACCGCGCTGCTGGCCGCCCGGGCCGGGATCGGCGTGTTCGCCACCGGCGGGCTGGGCGGGGTGCACCGGCACGCCAGCGACACCTTCGACGAGTCCGCCGACCTGACCGCGCTGGCCCGCACCTCGCTGGTGGTGGTCTGCGCCGGCGTGAAGTCGATCCTCGACGTCCCGGCCACCCTGGAGCGGCTGGAGTCGCTGTCGGTCACGGTCGTCGGCTACCGGACGCTCCGCTTCCCGGGGTTCTACGTCGCCGACTCGGGCTCCTCGATCGACTGGGCGGTCGAGACGCCGGCCGAGGCGGCCCGGGTCTTCGCCGCCCGCCGCGAGCTCGCCCCGGGTGCGGTCGTGGTGGCCAACCCGCTGCCGGTCGACCAGCAGCTGGACGCCGAGCTGCACGACCGGGTGATCGCCGACGCGCTCGCTGCCGCCGACGCCGCCGGGGCCCGCGGCAAGGACGTCACCCCCTTCATCCTCGGGCACCTGCACGAGGCCAGCCAGGGCGCCTCGCTCGAGGTCAACGTGCGGCTGGTGCTGCGCAACGCCGAGCTGGCCGGGCAGATCGCCGCCGAGCTCGCCGCGCTCCCCCGCTGA
- a CDS encoding DUF3039 domain-containing protein has product MSSSDILERPDVRDADTGNANEVFHYVKKNKIAESAVMGTMVEALCGEVFPVTKTPKPGSPVCPACKEVYNQLKK; this is encoded by the coding sequence GTGAGCAGCAGCGACATCCTCGAGCGGCCCGACGTCCGCGACGCCGACACGGGCAACGCCAACGAGGTCTTCCACTACGTCAAGAAGAACAAGATCGCCGAGAGCGCGGTCATGGGCACCATGGTCGAGGCGCTCTGCGGCGAGGTCTTCCCGGTCACCAAGACCCCCAAGCCCGGCAGCCCGGTGTGCCCGGCCTGCAAGGAGGTCTACAACCAGCTCAAGAAGTAG
- a CDS encoding VanW family protein, whose amino-acid sequence MPQDPTRDDTVRLEPDGTLGRSRSGPPSVPPSSAPAAPAPDDAAAAPDASDTQLIPPVDDGAPAGTPAVAPVEERPVSETQVIRPVEEPAASETQLIPPVEEPAPSETQVIRPVDEPAASQTQVIGPAASGPATDAGLPAADPFPAAPSSPAHGPSAGDGSGDGPGEPPAADDRPAGRPWWRRRAVLVPAAAVLALGAVYGVDLLAAGDDVPRGTVVAGVEVGGLSPAAASERLTSELAPRVAADHPLVAADVQGVLHPPSAGISLDVPGTVDAVDDQPLNPWTRLTSLFSDRSVDPVLTADATSLDAQIEQLATTVDRAPVDATITLDGTTASLVEPVEGRTLDRDAAAEAITAALASGGDPTTPIELPVEIAPVRVETAEAQRVLDETVTPALAAPVTVVGTDGTESVDVPETAIAASLTFTPQDDGTLAVAVDPAALQTAMGEDFSAFGSPPQDARFEVSGDTIAVVPSVDGQGINPTDLAAQLLPVLDDPEPRSVTATLGPVPAEFTTEQAQALGITEQVSTFTTNFTSSASGTNIRVVAAEVDGALVRPGETFSLNEYTGPRGTAQGYVPAAVISGGQLSQAVGGGISQFATTMFNAVFFAGLEDVYHKPHSFYISRYPAGREATVYEGAIDLQWRNDTETGIYVQTEWVPGALTVTFWGTRYYDIESVSSERRNLRQPATQEKVDDGSCIPQSGSTGFDITVTRVFKDLETGAELRRENFNTTYAAEAVIRCIPPADPAATPPAAGGATPPATPTGRRPGARTAEDVRARVRRRRP is encoded by the coding sequence ATGCCGCAGGACCCCACTCGCGACGACACGGTTCGCCTCGAGCCCGACGGCACGCTCGGTCGGAGCCGCTCCGGCCCGCCGTCCGTCCCGCCGTCGAGCGCGCCCGCCGCCCCGGCGCCGGACGACGCAGCCGCTGCACCCGACGCGTCGGACACCCAGCTGATCCCGCCGGTCGACGACGGCGCACCGGCCGGCACGCCGGCCGTCGCCCCGGTCGAGGAGCGGCCGGTCTCCGAGACCCAGGTCATCCGCCCCGTCGAGGAGCCGGCCGCCTCCGAGACGCAGCTCATCCCGCCGGTCGAGGAGCCCGCACCCTCGGAGACCCAGGTCATCCGCCCGGTCGACGAGCCGGCCGCCTCGCAGACCCAGGTCATCGGCCCCGCCGCCAGCGGCCCGGCGACCGACGCCGGCCTCCCGGCCGCCGACCCCTTCCCCGCTGCGCCCTCCTCCCCCGCTCACGGTCCCTCCGCCGGCGACGGCTCCGGGGACGGCCCCGGTGAGCCCCCGGCGGCCGACGACCGCCCGGCCGGCCGGCCGTGGTGGCGCCGCCGCGCGGTCCTGGTGCCGGCCGCCGCGGTGCTCGCGCTGGGCGCCGTCTACGGCGTCGACCTGCTCGCCGCCGGCGACGACGTGCCCCGCGGGACGGTCGTGGCCGGCGTGGAGGTCGGCGGGCTCTCCCCCGCCGCGGCGTCCGAGCGGCTCACCAGCGAGCTCGCGCCCCGCGTCGCCGCCGACCACCCGCTGGTCGCCGCGGACGTGCAGGGCGTGCTGCACCCGCCGTCGGCCGGCATCAGCCTCGACGTCCCGGGCACCGTGGACGCCGTCGACGACCAGCCGCTCAACCCCTGGACCCGGCTCACCTCGCTGTTCTCCGACCGCTCGGTCGACCCGGTGCTGACCGCGGACGCGACCTCGCTCGATGCCCAGATCGAGCAGCTGGCCACCACGGTCGACCGCGCCCCGGTGGACGCCACGATCACCCTCGACGGCACCACCGCGTCGCTGGTCGAGCCCGTCGAGGGGCGCACGCTGGACCGCGATGCCGCGGCCGAGGCGATCACCGCGGCGCTGGCGTCCGGTGGCGACCCCACGACCCCGATCGAGCTGCCCGTCGAGATCGCCCCGGTGCGGGTGGAGACCGCCGAGGCCCAGCGCGTGCTCGACGAGACGGTCACCCCGGCGCTGGCCGCGCCGGTGACGGTGGTGGGCACCGACGGCACCGAGTCCGTCGACGTCCCCGAGACCGCCATCGCCGCCTCGCTGACCTTCACCCCGCAGGACGACGGCACCCTGGCCGTGGCGGTCGACCCGGCGGCGCTGCAGACCGCGATGGGCGAGGACTTCTCCGCCTTCGGCTCGCCGCCGCAGGACGCCCGCTTCGAGGTCTCCGGCGACACCATCGCCGTCGTCCCCTCGGTGGACGGCCAGGGCATCAACCCCACCGACCTCGCCGCCCAGCTGCTGCCGGTGCTCGACGACCCGGAGCCCCGGTCGGTGACCGCCACCCTCGGCCCGGTGCCGGCGGAGTTCACCACCGAGCAGGCCCAGGCCCTCGGCATCACCGAGCAGGTCAGCACCTTCACCACGAACTTCACCAGCTCGGCCAGCGGCACGAACATCCGCGTCGTCGCCGCCGAGGTCGACGGTGCGCTGGTGCGGCCCGGTGAGACCTTCAGCCTCAACGAGTACACCGGCCCGCGCGGCACGGCCCAGGGCTACGTGCCGGCTGCGGTGATCAGCGGCGGGCAGCTCTCCCAGGCCGTCGGCGGCGGGATCAGCCAGTTCGCCACCACGATGTTCAACGCCGTCTTCTTCGCCGGCCTCGAGGACGTCTACCACAAGCCGCACAGCTTCTACATCAGCCGCTACCCCGCCGGCCGCGAGGCCACGGTCTACGAGGGCGCCATCGACCTGCAGTGGCGCAACGACACCGAGACCGGCATCTACGTGCAGACCGAGTGGGTGCCCGGGGCGCTGACGGTGACCTTCTGGGGCACCCGGTACTACGACATCGAGTCGGTGAGCAGCGAGCGCCGCAACCTGCGCCAGCCCGCCACCCAGGAGAAGGTCGACGACGGCAGCTGCATCCCGCAGTCCGGGTCGACCGGCTTCGACATCACCGTCACCCGGGTGTTCAAGGACCTGGAGACCGGTGCGGAGCTGCGCCGGGAGAACTTCAACACCACCTACGCGGCCGAGGCGGTCATCCGGTGCATCCCGCCGGCCGATCCGGCCGCGACCCCGCCGGCCGCCGGTGGGGCCACGCCGCCGGCCACGCCGACCGGACGCCGGCCCGGTGCCCGGACGGCGGAGGACGTGCGCGCGCGGGTGCGCCGGCGACGGCCCTGA
- a CDS encoding YihY/virulence factor BrkB family protein: protein MASAVPRSSTAPAGELAEGAPVVPHAPEAPTRAAEPAPRPAPTGRLRRWPAPIRVPLQVLGSSIAKAWQDRILGLSAEAAFWQILSIPPLLIGLLGSLGYLSAWIGEDAVAEIEEQLVSASAEALTPGVVESLVQPTLDDILGSGRLDVVSLGFLLSLWAGSSATATFMNTSVIAYGQRDVRGPIATRLMALWLFIIGLVAAVITLPLLVLGRETLVGLLPRDWQDTATLLVNAVYWPIVVVGLIVFLTSFYHVMLPRRIPWHRHLPGAMFAVVFFVVAAVVLRGYVADILTTALPYGALAAPIAALLFCFLLGMSLLLGAELNATIEARWPSQRRRHDARRQQRRAAKIELEAQKLGLR, encoded by the coding sequence GTGGCCTCCGCCGTCCCCCGCAGCTCAACGGCGCCCGCCGGTGAGCTCGCCGAGGGTGCACCGGTGGTGCCGCACGCGCCGGAGGCCCCCACCCGTGCCGCCGAGCCTGCACCCCGACCGGCACCCACCGGCCGGCTGCGCCGGTGGCCGGCGCCGATCCGGGTGCCCCTGCAGGTACTGGGCAGCAGCATCGCCAAGGCCTGGCAGGACCGGATCCTGGGGCTGTCGGCCGAGGCCGCCTTCTGGCAGATCCTCTCGATCCCACCGCTGCTCATCGGGCTGCTGGGCTCGCTGGGCTACCTGAGCGCCTGGATCGGCGAGGACGCGGTCGCCGAGATCGAGGAGCAGCTGGTCAGCGCGTCGGCCGAGGCGCTGACACCGGGCGTCGTGGAGAGCCTGGTGCAGCCGACACTCGACGACATCCTCGGCTCCGGGCGCCTCGACGTCGTCAGCCTGGGCTTCCTGCTCTCGCTCTGGGCCGGTTCCTCGGCGACGGCGACGTTCATGAACACCTCGGTGATCGCCTACGGCCAGCGCGACGTGCGCGGACCGATCGCCACCCGGCTGATGGCGCTGTGGCTGTTCATCATCGGCCTGGTGGCCGCGGTGATCACCCTGCCGCTGCTGGTGCTGGGCCGGGAGACCCTGGTCGGGCTGCTGCCCCGGGACTGGCAGGACACCGCGACGCTGCTGGTCAACGCCGTGTACTGGCCGATCGTGGTGGTCGGGCTGATCGTGTTCCTGACGAGCTTCTACCACGTGATGCTGCCCCGTCGGATCCCGTGGCACCGGCACCTGCCGGGGGCGATGTTCGCCGTCGTCTTCTTCGTCGTCGCGGCGGTCGTGCTGCGCGGTTACGTGGCCGACATCCTGACCACGGCGCTGCCCTACGGTGCGCTGGCCGCCCCGATCGCGGCGCTGCTGTTCTGCTTCCTGCTCGGGATGTCGCTGCTGCTCGGCGCCGAGCTCAACGCCACCATCGAGGCGCGCTGGCCCTCGCAGCGCCGGCGGCACGACGCCCGCCGCCAACAGCGCCGCGCCGCCAAGATCGAGCTCGAGGCCCAGAAGCTCGGCCTCCGGTGA